In Myxococcales bacterium, a genomic segment contains:
- a CDS encoding RNA polymerase sigma factor, with the protein MHGCAGLGALPEFAGGAGHRSFPVVSVAHASPFRAAAGPLPGAPSRQLWRAPFAAVLAVSDDPVIARAQAGDAAAFRALYERHRVDVARLVYRMLAGRTADLDDVIQEVFVQVHRSLRDFRGQSKFTTWLHRVTVNVVLMHRRSARSRPVFADDSMPETRVDGALLPDEDADRRERMRAFARILDKLPEKKRDVFVLHELEGHAPGDIAKMVGAPVLTVRTRLFYARREIERLMRDEPCLAPLAATAEAPEATLATEEES; encoded by the coding sequence GTGCACGGATGTGCAGGGCTCGGGGCGCTCCCTGAATTTGCGGGCGGCGCCGGGCACCGAAGCTTTCCAGTGGTTTCCGTCGCTCATGCCAGCCCGTTTCGCGCGGCCGCCGGCCCGCTCCCCGGCGCCCCTTCGAGGCAGCTGTGGCGCGCCCCGTTCGCCGCGGTGCTCGCTGTGAGCGACGACCCCGTCATCGCGCGGGCGCAAGCCGGAGACGCCGCGGCCTTCCGCGCCCTCTACGAACGCCATCGCGTCGACGTCGCGCGGCTCGTCTACCGGATGCTCGCGGGCCGCACGGCTGACCTCGACGACGTCATTCAAGAGGTCTTCGTGCAAGTGCACCGGAGCCTTCGCGACTTCCGTGGCCAGTCCAAGTTCACTACGTGGCTCCATCGCGTCACCGTCAACGTGGTCTTGATGCATCGGAGGTCTGCCCGCAGCCGCCCCGTCTTCGCCGACGACTCGATGCCCGAGACGCGGGTCGACGGCGCGCTCTTGCCCGACGAAGACGCCGACCGTCGGGAGCGCATGCGCGCCTTCGCGCGGATCCTCGACAAGCTCCCCGAGAAGAAGCGCGACGTGTTCGTGCTCCACGAGCTCGAGGGTCACGCGCCCGGCGACATTGCGAAGATGGTCGGCGCGCCGGTCCTCACGGTGCGCACTCGCCTCTTCTACGCGCGTCGCGAGATCGAACGGTTGATGCGGGACGAGCCTTGCCTCGCGCCGCTCGCCGCCACCGCCGAGGCGCCCGAGGCGACCCTCGCGACCGAGGAAGAGTCATGA
- a CDS encoding DNA internalization-related competence protein ComEC/Rec2, with the protein MDLPLVLAVAFLAGPLLLVAPVETLAALAALFLMGRATARHPPCSFPKLALLFLTALLSLGASAYRASAQWDAAAEALERLGQTLPGTNLCDLEGTVAASPTIRTSSAARVVRLVVDASVLSCDGHEARDVRVVLYGSANTGRGDALRGLVQLAPPELFHNAELGSPWPALARSRTLRTGNALWVEITREGLGPARLVDAARAHVRSRIEATFAPAAAPLARALVLGETDLDAEDGEAFKASGLSHLLAVSGMHLVLAALTARRLFEALLVRITVLSSRGAASAWSAAATIPLVWLYADFAGRSGSAVRAAAMLTALLVTGACLRRPAGARAMALSTLAIALVDPLAIFDVSLLLSLGATAGLFAFAQPITGFLSAHAEQPSRLAASLGTTLAAMLPCAPLLAALGPSLPMGGLLANVVAVPIGELLALPLCLFHAVSSAVPWLEQGSAAAGSGALLLVRAVARSTAAIPWLALQVPPPSALELAALAVLLGAAAMRVARWRLVACGMMLVIAAGEAHLRRPTRGHLTVTMLDVGQGDALFVELPSGEAMLIDAGGLVGSPVDVGERVVASVLRARRRSELRVVALSHPHPDHYGGLAAATKNVTVREFWETGEGRARTGGAVARLAHELGRRGARVRGPDSLCGTMELGGASVDVLAPCPSFDPDRGANDNSFVFRFRYGRRAFLFVGDAEHDEERLLLRDDGAARLKADVLKVGHHGSATSSTPAFLAAVGPSVALISTGVRNRFGHPRRETLEALSAVGSRVFRTDRQGQIVVDTDGDSLRIRTAR; encoded by the coding sequence GTGGACCTGCCCCTCGTTCTCGCCGTCGCCTTCCTCGCGGGGCCGCTGCTCCTTGTCGCGCCCGTCGAAACGCTCGCGGCCCTTGCCGCGCTCTTTCTCATGGGCCGGGCGACCGCGCGCCACCCGCCGTGCTCCTTTCCGAAGCTCGCACTCCTGTTCTTAACGGCGCTCCTCAGCCTCGGCGCCTCCGCGTACCGGGCGTCCGCGCAATGGGACGCAGCGGCAGAGGCGCTCGAACGGCTCGGGCAGACGTTGCCGGGAACGAACCTGTGCGATCTCGAAGGCACCGTTGCCGCATCGCCCACGATCCGAACGAGCTCGGCCGCGCGCGTGGTGCGCCTCGTCGTCGACGCCAGCGTCCTGTCCTGCGACGGGCACGAAGCGCGCGACGTTCGCGTCGTCCTTTATGGGAGCGCCAACACGGGCCGCGGTGACGCGCTCCGTGGACTCGTGCAACTTGCGCCACCCGAGCTCTTTCACAACGCGGAGCTCGGAAGCCCGTGGCCAGCGCTCGCCCGTTCCCGGACGCTTCGCACCGGGAACGCCCTGTGGGTCGAGATCACCCGAGAGGGCCTCGGCCCCGCGCGGCTCGTTGACGCGGCGCGCGCCCACGTGCGCTCACGCATCGAGGCCACCTTCGCGCCTGCCGCGGCGCCGCTCGCGCGGGCCCTCGTGCTCGGGGAGACCGATCTCGACGCGGAGGACGGCGAGGCCTTCAAGGCGAGCGGTCTCTCTCACCTCTTGGCCGTGTCGGGCATGCACCTCGTGCTCGCAGCGCTCACGGCGCGGCGGCTCTTCGAAGCGCTCCTCGTGCGCATCACGGTCCTCTCTTCGCGGGGAGCCGCCTCGGCGTGGTCCGCCGCAGCCACGATCCCGCTCGTGTGGCTCTACGCCGATTTCGCCGGACGGAGCGGCTCGGCGGTCCGCGCGGCAGCGATGCTCACGGCGCTGCTCGTCACAGGCGCGTGCCTTCGTCGGCCCGCCGGAGCTCGCGCCATGGCGCTTTCGACGCTCGCCATTGCCCTCGTCGACCCGCTCGCGATCTTCGATGTGTCGCTCCTCTTGTCGCTCGGCGCGACGGCGGGCCTCTTCGCTTTCGCGCAGCCGATCACCGGCTTCTTGTCGGCCCACGCAGAGCAACCTTCACGGCTCGCGGCCTCTCTCGGCACGACGCTCGCCGCGATGCTCCCTTGCGCACCGCTCCTCGCGGCGCTCGGGCCCTCCCTTCCGATGGGAGGCCTGCTCGCCAACGTCGTCGCCGTTCCCATTGGCGAGCTCTTGGCGCTTCCCCTCTGCCTATTTCACGCCGTCTCTTCCGCCGTCCCGTGGCTCGAGCAGGGCTCGGCAGCGGCCGGCTCGGGTGCGCTTCTCTTGGTGCGCGCCGTGGCGCGCAGCACCGCGGCCATCCCCTGGCTCGCACTCCAAGTTCCCCCGCCATCAGCGCTTGAGCTCGCTGCGCTCGCCGTCCTGCTCGGTGCAGCGGCGATGCGCGTGGCCCGCTGGCGACTCGTGGCTTGCGGCATGATGCTCGTCATCGCCGCGGGCGAAGCGCACCTTCGGCGTCCAACACGCGGGCACTTGACGGTCACCATGCTCGACGTCGGTCAGGGCGACGCGCTCTTCGTCGAGCTGCCGAGCGGGGAGGCCATGCTCATCGACGCCGGCGGTCTCGTGGGGAGCCCCGTCGACGTCGGTGAACGGGTGGTGGCCTCGGTGCTTCGCGCGAGGCGCCGCAGCGAGCTTCGCGTCGTCGCCCTCTCTCACCCGCACCCCGATCATTACGGCGGGCTCGCCGCGGCGACGAAGAACGTGACGGTGCGCGAGTTCTGGGAGACCGGCGAGGGGCGGGCGAGGACCGGCGGCGCCGTCGCACGCTTGGCCCACGAGCTCGGTCGGCGCGGTGCGCGCGTTCGCGGCCCCGACTCGCTATGCGGCACGATGGAGCTCGGCGGCGCCAGCGTTGACGTGCTCGCCCCTTGCCCAAGCTTCGACCCCGACCGCGGGGCCAACGACAACTCCTTCGTGTTCCGCTTTCGATACGGTCGGCGTGCGTTTCTGTTCGTCGGCGACGCCGAGCACGACGAGGAACGGCTCTTGCTCCGCGACGACGGCGCCGCGCGGCTCAAGGCCGACGTCCTCAAGGTTGGCCACCACGGCAGCGCGACCTCGTCGACGCCCGCTTTTCTCGCGGCCGTCGGCCCGTCGGTGGCCCTCATCTCGACGGGGGTCCGGAACCGCTTCGGGCACCCGCGGCGCGAAACCCTTGAAGCGCTATCGGCGGTCGGCTCGAGGGTGTTTCGGACCGATCGCCAAGGGCAGATCGTCGTCGACACGGACGGCGATTCGCTTCGCATCCGCACGGCGCGGTGA
- the hpt gene encoding hypoxanthine phosphoribosyltransferase, producing the protein MSERIVSMLSEDVIRARVKELGAQISKDYAGKHLVLVCVLKGSFVFAADLARAIELTTLRIDFLGTRSYGEGTDSSGVVQITQDLSRPIAGEDVLIVEDIVDTGLTIAHLMDLFRTRNPGSVRVCSLLHKPARARVEVNVDYLGFTIEDKFVVGYGLDFAERYRNLPFIGIVERT; encoded by the coding sequence ATGTCCGAACGTATCGTCAGCATGTTGTCGGAAGACGTCATTCGCGCCCGCGTGAAAGAGCTCGGCGCGCAGATCTCCAAGGACTACGCCGGCAAGCACTTGGTGCTCGTCTGCGTGCTCAAGGGCAGCTTCGTCTTCGCCGCCGACTTGGCCCGCGCCATCGAACTGACCACGCTGCGCATCGACTTCCTCGGCACCCGCTCCTACGGCGAGGGCACCGACTCGAGTGGGGTCGTGCAGATCACGCAGGATCTCTCGAGGCCCATCGCCGGCGAGGACGTCCTCATCGTCGAAGACATCGTCGACACGGGCCTCACCATTGCGCACTTGATGGACCTCTTCCGAACGCGGAATCCCGGGAGCGTGCGTGTGTGTTCGTTGCTCCACAAGCCGGCGCGCGCGCGCGTCGAAGTGAACGTCGACTACTTGGGCTTCACCATCGAAGACAAGTTCGTCGTTGGCTATGGCCTCGACTTCGCCGAGCGCTACCGCAACCTGCCGTTCATCGGCATCGTCGAGCGCACCTGA
- a CDS encoding tetratricopeptide repeat protein produces MSKRLLFLEKLTSDGSADPFAWYGLALEYRNLERHDDALRTFETLKAKAPDYVPLYLMAAQMLEKLGRGAEARSYAEEGIAQAKKKGDSHALSELETLLSTLT; encoded by the coding sequence ATGAGCAAGCGCCTCCTCTTCCTAGAAAAGCTCACGAGCGACGGCTCAGCCGATCCCTTCGCTTGGTACGGACTCGCCCTCGAGTACCGGAACCTCGAGCGCCACGACGACGCCCTTCGCACCTTCGAGACGCTGAAGGCGAAGGCGCCGGACTACGTGCCCCTGTACCTCATGGCAGCGCAGATGCTCGAGAAGCTCGGTCGCGGCGCCGAGGCCCGCAGCTACGCCGAGGAAGGCATTGCGCAGGCGAAGAAGAAGGGCGACTCGCACGCGCTCTCCGAGCTCGAGACGCTCCTCTCGACACTCACGTAG
- a CDS encoding TauD/TfdA family dioxygenase: MTVRSSVEDVRAPLAERGFVVLPSGAFDASLLSEPFSFVEALVGERPLMVERQTIRSVPGGRSFASTNVVTPMHTDSQPYLGNAPALQVMWCRRPAPSGGECQLVDGARLLATVEREDSELYRALFDVPRRIPFYFGDFVGPTARRHATGAPILTVSPMPLDASDSIGARFAAFVAKAPRIEFLLAAGELLLVDNFRMLHGRRAFSGDDRELVRLLSWQRTPLSLQRPLAPAAPGTVDRKLAAILDLALGLSPAKVAAREGVREQELYAWRDEALTAARAALTR; encoded by the coding sequence ATGACAGTCCGGAGCAGCGTCGAGGACGTTCGCGCGCCGTTGGCGGAGCGCGGCTTCGTCGTGCTCCCGAGCGGAGCCTTCGACGCGTCGCTGCTCAGCGAGCCCTTCTCCTTCGTGGAGGCGCTCGTCGGCGAGCGGCCCTTGATGGTCGAGCGGCAGACGATTCGTAGTGTCCCTGGCGGGCGCTCTTTCGCATCGACGAACGTCGTGACGCCGATGCACACCGACAGCCAGCCGTACCTGGGAAACGCACCCGCGCTCCAGGTGATGTGGTGCCGAAGGCCCGCGCCTTCCGGCGGCGAATGCCAGCTCGTCGACGGTGCGCGCCTCTTGGCGACCGTCGAGCGCGAAGACAGCGAACTCTACCGCGCGCTCTTCGACGTCCCGCGCCGCATCCCGTTCTACTTTGGAGACTTCGTGGGCCCCACGGCCCGTCGCCACGCGACCGGGGCCCCCATCTTGACGGTCTCTCCCATGCCCCTCGATGCCAGCGACTCCATCGGGGCTCGCTTTGCCGCCTTTGTGGCGAAGGCGCCGCGCATCGAGTTCCTGCTCGCCGCCGGTGAGCTGCTCCTCGTCGACAACTTTCGCATGCTCCATGGCCGCCGCGCTTTCTCGGGCGACGACCGCGAGCTCGTGCGGCTCCTGTCGTGGCAGAGGACGCCGCTCTCGCTTCAAAGGCCCTTGGCGCCGGCAGCGCCGGGCACCGTCGACCGAAAGCTCGCGGCGATCCTAGACCTCGCCCTTGGTCTTTCGCCGGCCAAGGTCGCCGCCCGCGAAGGCGTGCGCGAGCAGGAACTCTACGCGTGGCGTGACGAAGCCCTAACGGCAGCGCGTGCGGCGCTGACGCGTTAG
- a CDS encoding nucleotidyltransferase domain-containing protein, translating into MTTALDRLPTNIKARLDELEATLAAALDTDLVAMLVYGSAARGDYREGESDVDVLLVLENDDAGKLAALGPALQLARFSARIEVLMLRRDEVPNAADCFPLLYDDVARHSIVVRGKSPFEGMRIESEHKRLRIEQELREARIRMRRVATDMGGDPTFGRAVERKIKQVRGPLWALLALKGLAVEDRLDPVIDAAAKTYEVDPAPLRRAREDARAAYDALAKLLDRALVDVDRFGQDSGQESRA; encoded by the coding sequence ATGACCACCGCCCTCGATCGCCTTCCCACGAACATCAAAGCTCGCTTAGACGAGCTCGAGGCCACGCTCGCCGCGGCCCTCGATACGGACCTCGTCGCGATGCTCGTCTACGGGAGCGCTGCCCGCGGCGACTACCGCGAGGGCGAGAGCGACGTCGACGTGCTCCTCGTTCTCGAAAACGACGACGCAGGCAAGCTCGCCGCGCTCGGGCCCGCCTTGCAGCTCGCTCGCTTCTCGGCGCGCATCGAGGTCTTGATGTTGCGTCGCGACGAGGTGCCCAACGCGGCCGATTGCTTCCCGCTCCTCTACGACGACGTGGCGCGCCACTCCATCGTCGTACGCGGCAAGAGTCCCTTCGAGGGCATGCGCATCGAGAGCGAGCACAAGCGCCTCCGCATCGAACAAGAGCTTCGCGAAGCGCGCATTCGCATGCGGCGCGTGGCGACCGACATGGGCGGCGACCCGACCTTTGGTCGCGCCGTCGAGCGCAAGATCAAGCAGGTGCGCGGGCCCCTCTGGGCGCTCCTGGCCCTCAAGGGGCTCGCCGTCGAAGACCGCCTTGACCCGGTCATCGACGCCGCGGCGAAGACCTACGAGGTCGACCCGGCCCCGCTTCGCCGGGCACGCGAAGACGCGCGGGCCGCTTACGACGCCCTCGCGAAGCTGCTTGATCGCGCTCTCGTCGACGTCGATCGCTTCGGACAGGACTCGGGCCAGGAGAGCCGCGCGTGA
- a CDS encoding DUF692 domain-containing protein, with protein MFSRATGVGHRKEIATELLFARDRVDFVEVVAESCFAQRDTRREAAALASVWPVVPHGVKLSLGSADGIDEVRLERLAALCRELRAPLVSEHVAFTRGGRHEIGHLTELPRTRAALEVLAANVAKARRVLPDIPLLLENVAFTFPSPDHEMDEPTFYQEVVRRTGCHLLLDVGNLYANAVNSGHDPLATLRAFPLEQVAMLHVAGGVWEDGFYFDTHAHAVPDAVYRLIDAVLKVSPDVPILLERDAGFESFVEIAGELSRLRNMRPDKRGAVGATPRAAEPPASVPVDGAARRRLVERQAAVAALLVGKTPDWNTPLAEAIGAAAIARARGVLERKRVDDALPLLGRLGARIGELRALAERVTHETERARRGAGPKDARAIARAALAIEALADDAAFDALLLEARFAFDGDGSTPRRGPFVGSVTRPDGSRLRAYKGIGAFAPVRLWESGSRAAPVKPVPAPSFVAPPP; from the coding sequence GTGTTTTCCCGAGCGACAGGCGTCGGCCACCGCAAGGAGATCGCGACCGAGCTGCTCTTCGCTCGCGATCGCGTCGACTTCGTCGAGGTCGTCGCCGAGAGCTGCTTCGCGCAGCGCGACACGCGTCGCGAGGCGGCGGCCCTCGCCTCGGTGTGGCCCGTCGTGCCGCACGGCGTGAAGCTCTCTCTGGGCAGCGCCGACGGCATCGACGAGGTGCGGCTCGAGCGCCTCGCGGCACTGTGCCGCGAGCTTCGCGCGCCGCTCGTGTCGGAGCACGTGGCGTTCACGCGCGGCGGTCGTCACGAGATCGGTCACCTCACCGAGTTGCCGCGCACCCGCGCGGCGCTCGAGGTCCTCGCGGCCAACGTGGCCAAAGCGCGGCGCGTCCTGCCTGACATTCCGCTCCTGCTCGAGAACGTGGCCTTCACGTTTCCGTCGCCGGACCACGAGATGGACGAGCCGACGTTCTACCAAGAGGTGGTCCGTCGGACCGGCTGCCACCTCTTGCTGGACGTCGGAAACCTCTACGCCAACGCCGTGAACTCCGGCCATGATCCGCTGGCGACGCTCCGCGCGTTTCCTCTCGAGCAGGTTGCGATGCTCCACGTCGCCGGCGGCGTCTGGGAAGACGGCTTCTACTTCGACACCCACGCCCACGCCGTCCCCGACGCCGTGTATCGACTCATCGACGCCGTGCTCAAGGTGTCGCCGGACGTTCCCATCCTCCTGGAGCGGGACGCTGGCTTCGAGTCCTTCGTTGAGATCGCCGGGGAGCTCTCGCGGCTCCGCAACATGAGGCCGGACAAGCGGGGTGCGGTAGGAGCGACGCCTCGCGCGGCTGAGCCGCCGGCCTCGGTGCCGGTCGACGGCGCCGCGCGGCGTCGCTTGGTGGAGCGTCAGGCGGCGGTGGCGGCCCTGCTCGTCGGCAAGACGCCCGATTGGAACACGCCCCTCGCGGAGGCCATCGGCGCGGCCGCGATCGCGCGCGCGCGCGGCGTCCTTGAGCGCAAGCGCGTCGACGATGCGCTGCCCTTGCTCGGCCGTTTGGGTGCGCGCATCGGTGAGCTTCGGGCCCTCGCAGAACGTGTCACGCACGAGACTGAGCGAGCTCGCCGTGGCGCTGGCCCCAAAGACGCCCGCGCCATCGCCCGCGCGGCGCTGGCCATCGAGGCGCTCGCCGATGACGCGGCCTTCGACGCGCTGCTCCTCGAGGCGCGCTTCGCCTTCGACGGCGACGGCTCGACGCCCCGGAGAGGGCCCTTCGTGGGGAGCGTCACGCGCCCCGATGGCTCGCGACTGCGCGCCTACAAGGGCATCGGCGCTTTCGCCCCAGTGCGCCTTTGGGAGTCAGGCTCCCGCGCCGCACCCGTCAAGCCGGTCCCCGCTCCGTCGTTCGTCGCGCCGCCGCCCTGA
- a CDS encoding ketoacyl-ACP synthase III, which translates to MTTHVALKSTGFYVPEIEITNAKLHERFAADNPDFVPKMEASTGIKTRFYAPPSWATSDLCVRAAKQAMTRAGIGPDDVDMILVGTDSPDYITPATSVVVQDKLGARRAGTFDVGCACASFPTAMGTAAGLMTQNPWMKNVLVIGAYMMHKLADENDTAIFFYGDGAGAAVLQPSAKPGLMQSAYRADGSFAKMWGIMSGGTAEPASAAGLMSGRTQVRMTEKYPPEVNDEGWPAVARMLAERNGFALRDVDHFIFTQVRKRTIEKVMQRLEVPVEKAHMIMGKWGYTGSACIPMALHDAIVSGKAKAGQLVVLVGSGVGYNQAGIALRLTDELVTKA; encoded by the coding sequence ATGACGACCCACGTGGCCCTCAAGAGCACCGGCTTCTACGTGCCCGAGATCGAGATCACCAACGCGAAGCTCCATGAGCGTTTCGCGGCGGACAACCCCGACTTCGTGCCCAAGATGGAGGCGTCGACGGGCATCAAGACGCGCTTCTACGCGCCGCCGTCGTGGGCCACGAGCGACCTCTGCGTGCGCGCCGCAAAACAGGCGATGACGCGCGCCGGCATCGGTCCCGACGACGTCGACATGATCCTCGTCGGCACCGACTCGCCCGACTACATCACGCCGGCCACGTCGGTCGTGGTTCAGGACAAGCTCGGTGCGCGTCGCGCCGGCACCTTCGATGTCGGATGCGCCTGTGCTTCGTTCCCCACGGCCATGGGCACCGCCGCCGGCCTCATGACGCAGAACCCGTGGATGAAGAACGTCCTCGTGATCGGCGCCTACATGATGCACAAGCTGGCCGACGAGAACGACACGGCCATCTTCTTCTACGGCGACGGCGCCGGCGCGGCGGTCCTTCAGCCGTCGGCGAAGCCGGGCCTCATGCAGTCGGCCTACCGCGCCGACGGCTCCTTCGCCAAGATGTGGGGCATCATGAGCGGCGGCACCGCCGAGCCGGCGAGCGCTGCAGGGCTCATGTCGGGCCGCACGCAGGTGCGCATGACGGAGAAGTACCCGCCGGAGGTCAACGACGAGGGCTGGCCCGCCGTCGCCCGGATGCTCGCCGAGCGCAACGGCTTCGCGCTCCGCGACGTGGATCACTTCATCTTCACGCAGGTCCGAAAGCGCACCATCGAGAAGGTCATGCAGCGGCTCGAGGTCCCCGTGGAGAAGGCGCACATGATCATGGGCAAGTGGGGCTACACCGGCTCGGCCTGCATTCCCATGGCGCTCCACGACGCGATCGTGAGCGGCAAGGCCAAGGCGGGCCAGCTCGTGGTGCTCGTGGGCTCCGGCGTCGGCTACAACCAGGCCGGCATCGCGCTTCGGCTCACCGACGAGCTCGTCACGAAGGCGTGA
- a CDS encoding replication-associated recombination protein A, translating to MRPDALEDVLGQAHLVAPGKLLARALERDRIPSMILWGPPGVGKTTLGRVIANRTRAHFVPFSAVLGSVADVREIVRAAKESLDFRGERTLVFVDEIHRFNKSQQDAFLPHVEAGTITLVGATTENPSFAVNAALLSRCKVFRLEALSETEVVALLRRALSDGTHGLGALALEADDDALVALARLSRGDARRALTSLEVAAEHATSLGAPRLTLDLVAGDREHEPLLYDKSGEEHYNVVSAFIKSMRGSDPDAAIYWMMRMLEAGDDPLFVLRRMIIFASEDVGNADPRALLVAMTADQAFRRLGMPEGLYPLAQAVTYLASAPKSNAANLAWHRAKALIAEHGALPVPKKLRNAATKLMKDDGYGAGYAYAHDYEGGVVPGETYLPEALVGEVLYEPTERGEEGRIKARLEALRGKR from the coding sequence ATGCGGCCCGACGCGCTCGAGGATGTTTTGGGGCAGGCCCACCTCGTGGCACCGGGGAAGCTGCTGGCGCGCGCCCTCGAGCGCGACCGCATCCCCTCGATGATCCTCTGGGGACCGCCGGGCGTCGGCAAGACGACCCTCGGTCGCGTCATCGCGAACCGCACGCGCGCGCACTTTGTTCCCTTCAGCGCGGTCCTCGGCAGCGTGGCTGACGTGCGCGAGATCGTCCGCGCGGCGAAGGAGTCGCTCGACTTTCGCGGCGAGCGGACGCTCGTCTTCGTCGACGAGATCCACCGCTTCAACAAGTCGCAGCAGGATGCGTTTCTGCCCCACGTCGAAGCCGGGACCATCACGCTCGTGGGGGCCACGACGGAGAACCCCTCGTTCGCGGTGAACGCGGCGCTCTTGTCGCGCTGCAAGGTTTTCCGCCTCGAAGCGCTCTCGGAGACCGAGGTCGTGGCCCTCCTTCGCCGCGCCCTGTCCGATGGAACGCACGGCCTCGGAGCCCTGGCCCTCGAAGCCGACGACGACGCTTTGGTGGCGCTCGCGCGCCTCTCACGAGGCGACGCCCGCCGCGCGCTTACCTCGCTCGAGGTCGCGGCCGAACACGCGACGAGCCTCGGCGCCCCGCGACTCACGCTCGACCTTGTGGCCGGCGACCGAGAGCACGAGCCGCTCCTCTACGACAAGAGCGGCGAGGAGCACTACAACGTCGTCAGCGCGTTCATCAAATCGATGCGCGGCTCCGATCCCGACGCCGCGATCTACTGGATGATGCGCATGCTCGAGGCGGGAGACGATCCGCTCTTCGTGCTTCGTCGCATGATCATCTTTGCCAGCGAAGACGTCGGCAACGCGGATCCGCGCGCGCTCCTCGTGGCGATGACGGCCGATCAGGCGTTTCGCCGCCTGGGCATGCCGGAGGGACTCTACCCCTTGGCCCAAGCGGTGACCTATTTGGCTTCGGCGCCCAAGTCCAACGCTGCCAACCTGGCTTGGCATCGCGCCAAGGCGCTCATCGCCGAGCACGGCGCCTTGCCGGTACCCAAGAAGCTCCGCAACGCGGCGACGAAGCTCATGAAAGACGACGGCTACGGCGCCGGTTACGCCTACGCGCACGACTACGAAGGCGGCGTCGTTCCAGGGGAGACGTACCTCCCCGAGGCGCTCGTGGGCGAGGTGCTCTACGAGCCGACGGAGCGCGGCGAGGAAGGCCGCATCAAGGCGCGCCTCGAAGCCCTGCGCGGCAAGCGATGA
- a CDS encoding YggS family pyridoxal phosphate-dependent enzyme, giving the protein MSVAARLAAVKERMARAAEAAGRDAATVRLVAISKLHPASSVREAYVAGQRAFGENYAQELREKAKALADLADIEWHFTGHLQTNKVKLVAPVVSTVETVDSTHLARELARRATLASRAIDVLVEVSVAGEAQKSGVVPADLEGVLAAVEREPSLRLRGLMTMPPFGDPETSRGVFDTLRSIRNLHGGPARLPELSMGMSSDLEVAIASGATLVRVGTAIFGERA; this is encoded by the coding sequence GTGAGCGTTGCCGCGCGCCTCGCCGCCGTTAAAGAGCGCATGGCCCGCGCCGCGGAGGCCGCCGGACGGGATGCGGCGACAGTGCGGCTCGTGGCCATTTCGAAGCTTCACCCGGCGTCGAGCGTTCGCGAGGCTTACGTGGCGGGGCAGCGCGCCTTCGGCGAGAACTACGCGCAAGAGCTGAGGGAGAAGGCGAAAGCGCTAGCTGATCTCGCTGACATCGAGTGGCACTTCACCGGTCACCTGCAGACCAACAAAGTGAAGCTCGTGGCGCCGGTCGTGAGCACCGTCGAGACCGTCGACTCGACGCACTTGGCGCGAGAGCTCGCGCGCCGCGCGACGCTCGCGTCTCGGGCCATCGACGTCCTCGTCGAAGTGAGCGTCGCTGGCGAAGCGCAGAAGAGCGGCGTTGTGCCGGCCGACCTGGAGGGCGTGCTCGCGGCCGTCGAGCGCGAACCCAGCCTGCGCCTGCGCGGTCTCATGACCATGCCGCCCTTCGGCGATCCCGAGACGAGCCGCGGCGTCTTCGACACGCTTCGTTCGATTCGCAACCTTCACGGCGGTCCCGCGCGCTTGCCCGAGCTGTCGATGGGCATGTCGAGCGACCTCGAAGTGGCGATCGCCTCTGGCGCCACCTTGGTGCGCGTCGGCACGGCCATCTTCGGCGAGCGGGCGTAG